One part of the Papilio machaon chromosome 5, ilPapMach1.1, whole genome shotgun sequence genome encodes these proteins:
- the LOC106721333 gene encoding 39S ribosomal protein L28, mitochondrial → MASSRIQATVRQLSNTFKKKSRFDIGIASELPPAYKKFWREWKVLKPAAVHFIPQESKWKRDELTGETLPVQNVPIPLKHPAEIHEGIWGGEAVIKGFQKRSEQRRRVPHYWVPVLKRTVVRSEVLNTHLSVTVTDRTINLINDHYGFDHYLLKTPACDLVSMLALKLKKQILIELMNGCPRYANNPQKQKEIYDEYKTYLSSYTPEEIEWYGLTWYEALSKVAKQKEAQNKPVPLKNIYRKKLVEKLKAAESEDKNDATEEISTTTSWLSKMNPFGKKDEA, encoded by the exons atggCATCATCACGTATCCAG gcaaCTGTGCGCCAGCTATCCAATACATTTAAGAAGAAAAGTAGATTTGACATTGGCATAGCATCGGAATTACCTCCAgcatataaaaagttttggcgtGAATGGAAGGTTCTAAAGCCTGCAGCAGTGCACTTCATTCCTCAAGAGAGTAAATGGAAACGTGATGAATTGACTGGTGAAACTCTGCCTGTGCAGAATGTGCCTATACCCTTGAAACATCCTGCTGAGATTCACGAGGGCATTTGGGGAGGAGAAGCTGTGATTAAAG gaTTTCAAAAGCGCAGTGAGCAAAGGCGTAGAGTGCCACACTATTGGGTGCCAGTACTAAAGAGAACTGTAGTCCGCTCTGAAGTATTGAACACTCATCTTTCTGTTACTGTAACTGACAgaactattaatttaattaatgaccATTATGGATTTGATCATTATTTGCTAAAGACTCCAGCTTGTGATCTTGTGTCAATGCTGGCACTGAAGCTTAAGAAGCAAATTTTAATAGAGTTAATGAATGGATGCCCAAGATATGCCAACAATCCCCAGAAACAAAAGGAAATATATGATGAATATAAGACCTACTTGTCTTCG TATACACCTGAAGAGATAGAGTGGTATGGATTAACCTGGTATGAGGCACTATCTAAAGTAGCCAAGCAAAAAGAAGCCCAAAACAAACCTgttcctttaaaaaatatataccgtAAAAAGTTAGTAGAGAAATTAAAAGCGGCAGAAAGTGAAGATAAAAACGATGCCACTGAAGAAATTTC